The sequence below is a genomic window from Oncorhynchus nerka isolate Pitt River linkage group LG7, Oner_Uvic_2.0, whole genome shotgun sequence.
CCCGGCACACAAGGTCCCATCTGAAGATTCAGAATACTTCCTAAAAAGCTAAAGATATTTTAATCTTACAGTCAAGAATTTATAGTTCTGTCCATTTGTGACTATGAGTCCTCTTCCTGATAATAACAACTGACTGGCTACTGGCTGGACAAAGTTCAAAATCATTAGAGGAAAAAGTGTTCCTCTTTATGACTCATCTAGAGGAAAGCCATTAAGTGGTAATGTATAAGGAAATCATTATGTATATTCACACCCTTCTCGCCCTTTTTAACAGCATGACATCCAACGCCACGCTTCCATTCGTCCTCCTTGCCTCAGCCGGCCGAGATGACAAGGCCACTGTGGTGGACATTGACGCCATCATGGACAACTTCATCATTGTCCTCTACACGCTGACCATTGTCCTGGGCACCACGGGCAACTCTGTGGTCATCTGGGTGGCGGGCTTCAAGCTCAAGCCCACCGTTACCAACGTGTGGCTGGTCAACCTGGCCGTGGCCGACCTCATCTTCTGCCTGAGCCGTGTGCTCTCGCTGACCAAGAAGCTCTTCTTCGACTACTGGCCGTTCGGCATCTTCCTGTGCAAGTTCAATGGCTTCTTCAAGTACACCAACATGTTCTGCAGCGTGTTCCTGCTCGCCGTCATCAGCATGGACCGGGCACTGTGCGTCTGGCACCCCGTCTTTACCAAACGCCGCCGGACACTCTGCGCCGCCCGCCTGATGAGCACCGGCGTGTGGGCGGTGGCGGCCATTTTGAGCGCCCCCTACTTTGCCTACCGCCAGGTCTACCTGGGCAAGAACAACCTGAGCAAGTGCTCGCTGGAGGTCAAGGAGCCAATGGAAGGCGACAACAGCGCCAAGCTAGCGCTCTACTCCATCCGCTTCCTATGCGGTTTCCTGCTTCCTTTTCTCATCATCCTCTGCTGCTACGTCCTGGCAGGGCTTGGCATCCGACGCACCCGCCTGTCGGGCAAGTCGCGTCCCCTTCGTATCCTGGCATCGCTGGTCTGTGCCTTCTTCCTATGCTGGGCACCCTACCACTGCCTTCTACTGGCCAAAATGATGTACAGCAAGAATACCATGGTGAAGGTGGGGCTGACAGTGGCCAAAGGCTTTGCTTACTTCAACAGTTGTGTGAACCCGCTGCTGTACTTCTGTATGGGGTTGGACATGAGGGGTTCAAGGTTCAGGCAGAGCTTAGCGGGGGTGTACCAGAGAGCACTAGCCGATGACAGGGATGGTCGGTCCACGCAGTCCAACGAGCGCACAGTGGATGATAGTTCTGGCCCTGCGTCACGACCTGTAATGGTGACTGGTCAGTCTCGAGTGAATGTGGCCAATTTCTGAGGGGAGTCACATTTGGTATGAGGAGGGGTTTCAGTCCTTATTAATTTACAGGCTAGTTAACACTGAATAGCTGAATAGCTTGTGtagacaaaaaaatatatatatatttttgatcagTTGTTCAAACCGTTCACATTCCATTGACTTTGTTGTAGCTAAGAGAGGTGGAAGCTAGACCACAGGGGATACATAGAGACTGTGAATTCATGTAAATGACTGAATAAAAAGCTCTCACAGTTTCAAAGTGTTAAGTGCTAATGTTTTGATGTATGTGATGAACATCACAGAAAGAAAGTGGAACTGTGCCTAGAAAATAGCATAAAAGGGGGAAATGACACAACCTTTTGGGGGAAGTCATAGATGACTTCAGTCATGTTATTTCTACTAAAAGTCAACTTCAGGTTTCAACAGGGGGAAAAACATTATTTCCATTTTAGTGTTTCCATTTAGAAGCATTGTCTTCCACAGGACAGCATCATTATGTGCCATTGGTGAATTTGACATATCGGTGACACCTCATTCACTCTCATTGATGATTTGAAAGGGGGAAATGAAAGATTAGAGAGAAaatagaaagaaagggagagggaagtcAGAAACAGAGGATGTAATCTGGACAGCTGGACTTGAGGAAGTGTGGTGGTCGCTTGTTTCTCTTTTAGTCACCACATTGTTCCTCACAGTTAGACTGTCTCTATCATGTCTCAGGAGTATGACTGGTCTGTCAGTTGTCTGACTGGCCTATCCTGTGGTGAACACAGTGGCTCAGCTTAAGCACTGTGGTTGCCAGTTTAAAGAGACAGGATGGTGAATTAATTTGCAGTGACAAACATCACACTCGCACAATTCAATTCACACTAGTTATTCAATGTATCTCTTCTGAAACTCCATCTCTCTGCTTATTCAGAACTCTTGTGCTGAAATAAAAAGTATGTAAAAGAGACAGTTCAGCTGAAGTCTATTTATCTTTTGGTAAATAATCTAAATATGAATCAGAACTGTTTTCCTGTCTTGTCTGAaactgtgtagctagctacatcatGTCCTCTGTGTCGTTCATGAAAGGCCCGAAGGTCCAGGATGCAGAGAAACAGCAATCTCCCTCAGGACAATGGAGGAGAAGGGACATGAATGGATgggaacatttacattacatttaagtcatttagcagacgctcttatccagagcgacttacaaattggtgcgttcaccttaagacatccagtggaacagccactttacaatagtgcatctaaatcttttaaggggggtgagaaggattactttatcctatcctaggtattcctgaaagaggtggggtttcaggtgtctccggaaggtggtgattgactccgctgtcctggcgtcgtgagggagtttgttccaccattggggggccagagcagcgaacagttttgactgggctgcgcgggaacgttacttcctcagtggtagggaggcgagcaggccagaggtggatgaacgcagtgcccttgtttgggtgtagggcctgatcagagcctggaggtactgaggtgccgttcccctcacagttccgtaggcaagcaccatggtcttgtagcggatgcgagcttcaactggaagccagtggagagagcggaggagcgggaacAGAACagttcagtttaatccaccagaaaagacagaacaaatattagaacaaatattattgaaaaaaaaaaaaacgttattttgGGAACAAATGTACAAAGCACTGTATAATCTTTgcaaattatatcataaataggactggtggagttatgtcacacatgcagtgaacaaaaaaatatatatatattttttgcttaaTCCAAAATTGCAACCAACTGATTGCatcattaccacaaaaatggaggaAGCAAGTGGAAAGGGGAGAAGGTCAGGAACTTGTCTGTTAGCTCTGCATTAAAGACcagaaaaccagatgggatggcgtgtcactgcagaatgctgtggtagccatgctggttaagtgtgtcttgaaatCGAAATAAATCATagacacccccacaccatcagacctcctcctccattcttcatggtgggaaccacgcatgcagagatcatccgttcatctactctgcatctcacaaagacacagtggttggaaccaaaaatcgcacaGTTGGACTCATCAGTCCAAagtacagatttccaccagtctaatgtccattgctcttgtttcttggcccaagcaagaaacaggcctaattcacacagtctcctctgaacagttgatgttgagatgtgtatgttacttgaactctgtgaagcatttatttgactacaatctgaggtgcagttaactctaattaatttatcctctgcagcagaggtaactctggatcttcctttcctgtggcggtcctcatgagagccagtttcatcatagggcttgatggtttttgcgactgcacttgaagaaactttcagagttcttgaaattttccagattgactgacctttatgtcttgaagtaatgatggactgtcatttctctttgattatatgagctgttcttgccataatatggacttggtcttttaccaaatagggatatcttctgtataccactcccacttagtcacagcacaactgattggctcaaatgcattaagaagaaaataaattccacaaattaacttttaagaaggcacaccttttaatttaaatgcattccaggtaactacctcattATTTGGATGAGATAATGcatagagtgtgcaaagctgtttaacacttttctggttactacatgattccatatgtgttatttcgtagttgtgatatcttcactattattctacaatgtagaaaatagtaaaaaataaagaaaacccttaaatgagtaggtgtgtccaaactttttacgggtactgtacatataaattatatatatatgggggactGAAAATGATGCAGGCAATgacattgatagaagccacaatctgtatgcaatattaaagctgatctaccccctttaaaaaaaatgacgcTCTTCCCCCTGTATCATCATTGCTCGGCATTGTTGCCTTTTGTAACATATGTCAAAGGTTAAAATGTCCAATGCAAAGAAAAAATGTTTGGACTATTTTGAATAGTGTAAGTGGTGATACGTTAAATATTGTGATATCTTTTTTGGGGTGATTTTATCATTTCAATGTATTACATAATGTAAAAGACGTCTAAATCAATAAGTGTGTGAAGCAAATTGACCAGTTTGCTAACGCATATCACATTCTTCAACCAACACTGTTGTCctatactactgtctgtctgaatCATTTGATTCGTCATGAGTCAAAAGGGTAAAGGTCTTGAATTGAGCAACAAGTGAAATAATAACATGGGTTTGATGGCAGTGGGGTGAAGGGTGCTACTGTGCATGTAATTACACAAGTTGTGTTTTTTCTTTGCTACCATTTTTGTTACCGATCATCATGATTACATTCTCAAGATTAGGATTCTCACACTAGCCAAGGAATCAGCATTGCTTAGACACTGTGTCTAAACTGTGTCCTGACACTTGTAGATTCAAGGCTAGATTCAATCACATTCGAGCTAGCCAACTCGTGCATAGCTGTTATTTTGAAGGTTTCGGAGGTGGAATTACGCAACCACGTTTTTTTAAACCAACAAGGGGAAGTAAACAGAAAGCAGAAATACACTGAAAATATTTGTGAACGGAAACATGGCCTCTGGGATCCTTTCATTGACCTTGTGATGTCCCAgtgttgatggggggggggggggggggtggagtggtggaggtgggggcaCTAGTTTAGCAGTAGTGAAACTGTGAGAGAGACCAGCTGAAAGAAAACCCCAAAAGCAGAAGTGGATATCAGCccaaaatatatgtttttcttCCTTTGCTTTATGTCAAACTTCCATCAGGCAGAGTTTGAGTCTATTTCATTTAGTTCAAGTTAGGGCTGGATTCAATCCATATCGCGGAAGTATGACGGACGATCCGCATttaaatgtaaaggtaatttagAATTGAGCCAagatatgcagcgtttaccgtgaatgcagacTCCACGAACAGTGCCTTTAAATCTTCCACGATATGGATGTTTACACATTACAACACAGTGCCCTATTACTTTGTGTTTATTCCTGTAATTATAGTGTAAAAAGTATTGTCATAACTCATtatttgtaacggttttcttctggtgaaagagaggcggacaaaaatgcagcgtggttagttttgtacatctttaataaagatgaaaatacaacaatctacaaaacaagaaacgtgaaaaaaccAAACCAGtcctattttttaaatttttataaaaaataatttattatcttcaataccattcattctttacaactcataattttcatacatactcaaataatggtattttaatttaACTAATTTAACTAAACATAAaccccaaacaaaacctcaggggagcatcttccctccccatcaccctacaaaatacctttccctatctcaccgtccctaatctatccccttacaaatctaaatgacacccagccctaaaccccccttccacctctcccgagcagcatgctgcccccacttcctctcctccctcttcatcctccccctcctcactatcccttccacccccctttccctgtcttcaccatgttctgccttgcttcccacagcccccgtttaaagagactcatgagaagccagagcagaaacctgtccctagccgtccctctcgctctccctacacctctctctaacctggcccacgtcaatacaaaaatccccccttaccaaacctaactacacccgtgccctagcccatactactccggcaaaggcacagtcccaaaagacatggcgcacagtctcctccctgccacaagaggatcttggacaggtgggggattgcaccaaactattCCGGTACATGATGTAACGTACCGGCAAGCACTTatggaggctcaaccaattcaggtccttgagcctgttttccagaccccgcgcctgcactccctcccagactacttccgagatgcccactacaggcgcatgaccaaagtgccaccgCAGCTgtaacacccgcaggaggtaaccagaaagaaacaaaaattgtgtccagcttgagggggaaatgtggtacccccctacctccctccccgatgggacagatcatgtgtgccctggcgacccactcgcacctgccactccacatgaactgaaacacaagcctcactagaggcctcctcagacaagccggcaatgggtagatgtacgccaaatacaaaacagacggcaacacatccacctttaggaccaggactttgcccataaaagacaaatacctagccttccacattgctagcttcctctgtaacactgcgatacgcatgttccagtttagcgtcgctgagccggaggtctcaaaatggaccccgagaatcctcagggcccccacagagagataacccccaggcacatccgttctaccgcgccatctttcgaaaaacttgacggaagattttgcatggttcagaactgctcccaacgctcgggtgaaatccccaaagatggcaagggaccttgtcaggcacgagtccttgcacagcagcaaggaagtgtcgtcggcgtactgcgtcatcttaacacgcagcccaccacttccagggatcaacaagccttccacccctgtgtctgccctaatggcagcccccagaggctccatgtacagaacgaagaggagagccgagagtgggcatccctgcctgactccagacgagaggtcaaaaacgtcacccaagtgactatttacactaactcggcaccccgctccgacatataatgtacgaatgcatcctatgaacttctccccaaatcctaatcgacctaacactctgaataaaaaggatctattcacgcgatcaaaggctttcgcctgatctagcgctgctaccattaaaggcagtcctctatcttcaacccaagcgatggagtccctgattaactgtaggttccatctaatagagcggccctctaccccgcacgtctgatcctcatggacgacgtagggaagggctgtgcgcaaccggtctgctaaaacctttgcaagtagcttgtaatctacacacagcatggtcaacggccgccagttgccaaggtctgttacttcccccttcttatataaaagtgacagcacaccaacagccattgatccccccgggacccccgtctcaaggatggccttcaagacttcgaggaccactggtccaagtataccccaaaacttgagataaaactcagccggcagcccatccatcccaggcaccttcccttttcccatcctcctaagagcgctctcaacctcttctagtgaaatCTGGgtctccatcacttctctaatgtcctccggcaaccgcctggacaagtgttctaaaaacacatttccctgctctacatctatttccctttccttaaataaaccttggaaatgatcagttgtcaccctgaccatatcctctggttctctaactatactaccattttcttccctaacaccttcctactctgtctggccctaaccgacttaaagaacatagcagaacaagtctcattatgttctagaaagccactatgcgcacgctccaggaaagcgcaagccttccgctcctgcaactccctgagctgcgcctttagggttgcggatctctcccagtcaaacgacccgccgaggttgcctgcctcgtattcgagttcaattaacctttggatacgatccacctccctcctctcctccctttttttcctcttgcaataccctattataaaagccctaatcctcaccttaactaattcccaccactctaacaccccctcgcacatggaacggaggccttcaagcctccaaaagaaaccataaaaccagtcaacaaaagcctgctcctccagcacatcccgatctaacttccagtaccccctaccaaagaggcagactggcgaccccacctgcaggagcaccccgtcgtgatccgaaaagaaaacaggcaacagccgcccagacaacttacccaaagacctgggtacaaaaatagtcgagcctccgctcaacccccctggagttgcgccatgtaggatcggccattttcggagtagtgtgcagaccaccatctaccagaccatggcaagccattagcccggcaatggcgcctgcactgctatccccccctattcctaaatctgtattaaaatccccccctatcactaatttcctatttgtgacacacaggggcgtcagacagtcaaccatctcccttctgtctgccaccacctgtggcccatacaccaccactaatctaaatgtacaatcccttatcgtgacatccacccctataaccctcccctgcattaccacaaaagaatcctccacttttacctccctgtgcccacacaaaatccctaccccgatgagtgcacccccaataccccaaaccgactccccttgtcccactccctcttaaacctactaacatcccctccatccctcaggtgaacctcctgtaaaaaacaaaaatcaaaccccacaccctccaaataactaaaaaccgccctcctcttaacaaaatcccttaaaccccttacatttaaactaacaaaagtaaaattaga
It includes:
- the LOC115132753 gene encoding fMet-Leu-Phe receptor-like, whose amino-acid sequence is MTSNATLPFVLLASAGRDDKATVVDIDAIMDNFIIVLYTLTIVLGTTGNSVVIWVAGFKLKPTVTNVWLVNLAVADLIFCLSRVLSLTKKLFFDYWPFGIFLCKFNGFFKYTNMFCSVFLLAVISMDRALCVWHPVFTKRRRTLCAARLMSTGVWAVAAILSAPYFAYRQVYLGKNNLSKCSLEVKEPMEGDNSAKLALYSIRFLCGFLLPFLIILCCYVLAGLGIRRTRLSGKSRPLRILASLVCAFFLCWAPYHCLLLAKMMYSKNTMVKVGLTVAKGFAYFNSCVNPLLYFCMGLDMRGSRFRQSLAGVYQRALADDRDGRSTQSNERTVDDSSGPASRPVMVTGQSRVNVANF